One genomic region from Candidatus Woesearchaeota archaeon encodes:
- a CDS encoding ADP-ribosylglycohydrolase family protein — protein sequence MTDLENIMKTGSVSERIEALTRFALTQDTENLPYVLGELEHHRSLNVKQAMCLSLRYFDAPGTGFKLEKMLEDDSPKVRWAAAYGLSGITSYTPHDFFRRAAESSDRETWSLALQSLNTTNLPAAEHMIESALSHSDPFVVSTAVYRAGKLTGPDFIERAKGFTGHPDVTVRENAFRILYELGDNGVLEDMANDEDEIIRMRAQLLAKGKIEEKKSYDPELEDKFIGCMVGAAIGDAIGAPIETLSQEGIQKRYGTVTSYISNELRRGTPLGIAEWTDDTEMAMTVAESLMRMGGIDPQHLGELFGRDIDRIDSLQEKERGYSVRSIQVSRMLRLGVNWRYTGIDSLGCGSVMRAHPIGLFFRDNMPDMKKNSDLQSRITHNGEESSASSLLLCYAVSLASQYKPEDGGIPQDFYKRILDLSGCSGTLHDELKDYADNQNLTLLELVELKKGGRGPVGTVTVAVDSFMRSPDDFRDVIIRAINHSGDSDSVGSMAGAMAGAYNGFSRIPEDMVKPLYRKDDLIELGKQLYKAYRKT from the coding sequence ATGACGGACCTTGAGAACATAATGAAGACAGGAAGCGTGTCAGAGAGGATCGAAGCCTTGACAAGGTTCGCTCTCACTCAAGACACAGAAAATCTTCCGTATGTATTGGGAGAATTAGAACACCATAGGAGCCTGAATGTCAAGCAAGCAATGTGCCTCAGCCTGAGATATTTCGATGCACCTGGGACAGGTTTCAAGCTTGAAAAGATGCTAGAAGATGATTCACCAAAAGTGAGATGGGCTGCTGCATATGGACTAAGCGGCATAACCAGTTATACACCCCATGATTTTTTCCGAAGAGCAGCTGAATCCTCAGATAGGGAGACCTGGAGCCTAGCCTTGCAGAGCTTAAATACAACAAACCTACCCGCAGCTGAACACATGATAGAATCAGCCCTTTCCCACAGCGATCCCTTCGTGGTATCTACAGCCGTATACAGGGCAGGTAAACTTACCGGACCTGACTTCATTGAGAGAGCGAAAGGCTTCACAGGACATCCAGACGTAACAGTAAGGGAGAATGCTTTCAGAATATTATACGAGCTGGGGGATAATGGGGTCCTCGAAGACATGGCAAATGATGAGGACGAGATCATCAGGATGAGAGCGCAACTCTTGGCCAAGGGCAAGATAGAAGAGAAAAAATCTTATGATCCAGAACTTGAAGACAAGTTCATAGGTTGTATGGTGGGAGCGGCTATCGGAGATGCCATCGGAGCACCAATAGAGACATTATCCCAAGAAGGAATCCAAAAGAGATATGGCACTGTCACCAGTTACATATCAAATGAACTCAGGAGAGGCACGCCTCTAGGAATCGCAGAATGGACTGATGATACCGAGATGGCAATGACAGTTGCTGAGTCCCTAATGAGAATGGGGGGCATAGACCCCCAACACCTGGGTGAGCTTTTCGGCAGGGACATTGACAGGATAGATTCACTCCAAGAAAAAGAAAGAGGGTATTCAGTCAGATCAATCCAAGTCTCCAGAATGCTGAGGTTAGGGGTAAATTGGAGATATACCGGAATTGATTCGCTCGGATGCGGTTCAGTCATGAGGGCACACCCAATCGGGTTATTCTTCAGGGACAATATGCCTGATATGAAGAAGAATTCTGATCTTCAATCCAGGATAACCCATAATGGAGAAGAATCATCAGCCTCTTCCCTACTATTATGCTATGCAGTCTCATTGGCTTCACAATACAAACCTGAAGACGGAGGCATACCACAAGATTTCTATAAGAGAATCCTGGATCTTTCAGGATGTTCAGGAACTCTCCATGACGAGCTGAAGGATTATGCAGATAACCAGAATCTCACTTTGTTGGAACTAGTAGAATTGAAGAAAGGTGGCAGAGGTCCTGTAGGCACAGTCACTGTAGCTGTAGATTCTTTCATGAGAAGCCCTGATGATTTCCGTGATGTAATAATCCGAGCGATAAACCACAGCGGGGATTCAGATAGTGTAGGATCGATGGCAGGAGCAATGGCCGGAGCATACAATGGATTCAGCAGAATACCGGAAGATATGGTCAAGCCATTATACAGGAAAGATGATCTGATTGAGTTGGGGAAACAATTATACAAAGCTTACAGAAAGACCTAA